From a single Lates calcarifer isolate ASB-BC8 linkage group LG12, TLL_Latcal_v3, whole genome shotgun sequence genomic region:
- the manbal gene encoding protein MANBAL, which produces MSAELDLSPPDVPEPTFLESVLRYGLFLGAIFQLICILAVIFPTSKGHEQEEIESTDGKAAEQLRRPKGPAPQIRQKPKKESKKKR; this is translated from the exons ATGTCTGCAGAGCTGGACCTGTCTCCTCCAGATGTCCCTGAGCCTACCTTTCTAGAGAGTGTACTGCGGTACGGGTTGTTCCTGGGCGCCATCTTCCAACTCATCTGCATCCTGGCTGTCATCTTCCCCACATCCAAGGGACATGAACAG GAGGAGATTGAGTCCACTGATGGAAAGGCTGCTGAACAGCTGAGGAGACCTAAAGGACCGGCACCTCAGATTCGACAGAAAccaaagaaagagagcaaaaagaAGCGATAG